From the genome of Blautia hydrogenotrophica DSM 10507:
GTGCATCTTAGAGATCCGGGGCAGGAGTACAAGGAGGATATTCGCTCCGGTTCCAGTGCGGCGGCCAGAGGAGGTTTTACGACGATTGTTGCAATGCCAAATACGAAACCAGTGATAGACCGGGCGGACCGAGTGGATTATGTGAGAAATAAATCAGAACAAATTGCGCCGATACACGTTCTTCAGGCAGGGGCGATCACCAAAGGCCAGGAGGGTGAGGAACTGGCAGATATTGAAGGGATGATTGCGGCAGGTGCTCCGGCTTTGTCGGAGGATGGCAAATCCGTGATGAATGCGCAATTGTATAAGCAGGCGATGTTGATTGCGGCTAAACATGACATTCCGGTGTTGGCACATTGCGAAGATAAAAGCCTCACAAATGGGGGGTGTATGAATGAAGATGAACGTTCTGAAGAATTGGGACTTCCAGGAATCTGCAATGCCTCTGAGGATGTGATTGCTGCCAGAGATATCATTCTTGCCAATGATACAGGAGTGAAGCTGCATCTTTGCCACTGTTCCACGAAGGCTACTGTGGTGATGATGAAAAAGGCAAAGGAAGAGGGATTTCGGGTGACAGCAGAGGTGTGTCCTCACCATTTCACTCTCAGCTCCGAAGATATTCCTGGAGATGATCCGAATTATAAAATGGCGCCTCCTCTTCGAAGGAGAGAAGATGTGGAGGCCTTAAGACAGGGTCTAAAAGAAGATATCATGGATGTGATCAGCACAGACCACGCGCCTCACAGCCAGGCAGACAAGACTGGTTCCATGCGCACAGCAGCCTTTGGGATTGTAGGGCTAGAGACGAGTGTAGCTCTTACGATCACAGAACTTGTAAAGACTGGAATTTTGACGCCGATGCAGATGGCAGAGAAAATGAGTTATAACCCTGCGAAAGTGCTTGGAATTGACCGGGGAACTCTCAGAGAAGGAGCGGCAGCCGATGTGGTTGTCATTGACCCGGATGCTCAGTACACGATCAATAAAAACAAATTTGCTTCCAAAGGCAGAAATACTCCTTTTCATGGAAGGAAAGTCTATGGAGAGGTACAGATGACAATCTGTGACGGAGAGATTGTGTACGAAAAAAGACAGAACATCTGAGTGTGGTGAAAAATACAAAGGAACATAAAGAACCGGAGGAGAGAAATTTATGATTAACAAACTGATTGATAAGATTCAAAAGACTCATGCGCCGATTGTGGTGGGGTTAGATCCCATGATGGACTATATTCCAAAACAGATTCAAGAGAAAGCGTTTCAGGAGTATGGAGAGACTTTAGAAGGAGCAGCGGAGGCTATTTGGCAATATAATAAAGGAATCGTGGATGCGACCTACGATTTGATTCCTGCTGTGAAACCACAGATTGCCATGTATGAACAGTTTGGAATTGAAGGCTTAAAAGTATATAAGAAAACGCTGGATTACTGTCAGGAGAAAGGCTTGGTGGTGATTGGGGACATTAAAAGGGGTGATATCGGTTCCACCTCTGCCGCCTACGCAGTGGGTCATCTGGGAAAAGTAAAAGTAGGGAGCAGAAGCTATGCGGGATTTAATGAGGACTTTGCCACAGTAAATCCTTATCTGGGCTCTGACGGGGTAAAGCCATTTATTGAAGTCTGCAAGGAGGAGAAAAAAGGGCTGTTTATTCTGGTCAAGACTTCTAATCCTTCCAGTGGGGAGTTTCAGGACCAGCTAGTAAATGGCCGGCCGCTCTATGAATTAGTGGGTGAAAAAGTAGCTCAGTGGGGCGAAGAGTATATGGGTGAACAGTATAGTTATATCGGAGCAGTGGTGGGAGCCACCTATCCGGAGATGGGAAAAGTTCTCAGAAAATTGATGCCAAAGACTTTTATCTTGGTGCCAGGATATGGCGCTCAAGGAGGAAAAGGTGCAGATTTGGTGCATTTCTTTAATGAAGATGGGCTTGGAGCGATCGTGAATTCTTCCAGAGGAATCATTGCAGCTTATAAGCAGGAAAAATATGCATCGTTCGGTGAGGAAAATTATGCAGATGCTTCTCGCCAGGCTGCACTCGATATGATCGCTGACATTAATGGGGCGTTGCAAAATCGCTAAAAGCCGGCCAGGAGAGAAAAATATGAGTACAAAGAAGATGGAGACTTGCAAAATTGTGAGTCAGGAAAAGATTGGAAATGGTATTTACAGCATGTGGCTTCAGACAGAGGAGATTGCAGGCCTGGCATCTGCAGGCCAGTTTGTGTCTGTGTACAGCAGGGACGGCAGTAGGTTGCTGCCGCGTCCGATCAGTATCTGTGAGATTGATAAGGAGAGAGGATGCTTGCGCTTGGTTTACCGGGTGGCAGGTAAGGGAACTTTGGAGTTTTCGCGTCTCCATGCTGGGATTTCTCTGAAGGTGATGGGGCCGTTGGGGAATGGCTTTCCGCTGGAAGAAGCGAGAGGAAGGCGCGTGCTTTTGATTGGAGGAGGAATTGGGATTCCTCCAATGCTGGAGACTGCAAAGCAGCTAGAGGCAGAAAAGATACTTGTGATGGGGTACAAAGACGAACTGTTTTTGGAAGAAGACCTGCGCGGACAGGGAAAGCTATATGTGGCGACTGAGGACGGGAGTGCAGGAACTAGAGGAAACGTGTTGGACGCTATCCGGGAGCACGAGTTGAAGGCGGAGATTATTTTTGCCTGTGGGCCATCTCCGATGCTGAAGGCGCTCAAAGAGTATGCTGCCCAGGAGAAAATTGTCTGTTGGATATCTATGGAGGAGAGGATGGCCTGTGGAATTGGGGCCTGTCTGGGGTGCGTCTGCCAATCTAAAGATATTGACAGTCATTCTCATGTGCACAATAAACGAGTGTGCAAAGATGGACCAGTATTTTTGAGTACGGAGGTGGAACTGTGACAGATACAAGGATTAGGATAGCCGGTGTGGAACTGAAAAATCCAGTTATGACAGCTTCCGGTACCTTTGGCTCCGGGGAAGAGTACAGTGAGTTCGTGGATTTGAATCAGTTGGGAGCTGTGGTTACGAAGGGAGTAGCTGACGTGCCGTGGCCGGGAAATCCCACTCCGAGAATCGCGGAAGTCTATGGCGGAATGCTCAATGCCATTGGATTGCAAAACCCAGGAATAGAAGTATTTTGCGAGAGGGATATTCCATTTTTAAGAAAATATGATACTAAAATTGTGGTCAATGTCTGTGGACATGCGCCGGAAGAGTACCTTAGAGTAGTGGAAAGACTGGCGGAAGAAAAGATTGACCTGATGGAGATCAATATTTCCTGTCCGAATGTAAATGCTAATTTTCTGGCATTTGGCCAGGAGCCGGCCTGTGTGGAACAGTTGACGGCACAGATCAAAAAAATTGCCCGTCAGCCGATCATCATGAAGCTTACGCCCAATGTGACAGATATCACAGAAGTGGCTAGGGCGGCAGAGGCCGGCGGCGCGGATGCAGTGTCTTTGATTAACACACTGACTGGAATGAAAATTGATGTTCAGCGCAGAACGTTTGCTCTGGCGAACAAGACTGGCGGGATGTCGGGGCCTGCGGTGAAACCGGTGGCAGTGAGGATGGTTTATCAGGTGGCGCAGGCAGTCGAAATTCCGATTATTGGAATGGGAGGAATCGTTACAGCTGAGGACGCTTTGGAATTTATATTGGCTGGAGCGAGTGCAGTATCTGTAGGAACTGCTAATTTCTTTCGGCCTGAGGCGACTTTGGAAGTGGTTCGGGGCATTGAAGAGTACATGGAAAAAAATGGAGTGAAACATATTCAGGAACTGATCGGAGCGGTCAGGTAGAGAACGGGTTCTGTAGAGAGGCAAAGGTGCTCTCCTTGCAATAGTTTATTGCATAGGGAGCGCCTTTGATTATATAGATTTCTAGAATAAGAGGCTAGAGGAAAGTATCCGTGTGGATTCCTCAATTGAAAATCTATGAAACTTATGGTAAAATTGTAAAAAATTTAGTGATATTTCTGGAGCATTCGGCGGGCAGCAAAGATATGTTTCGCTGGAAATGGCTGTGGAAAGAGAATAAGGGCGTAAATTAGTCCATAAATTATGGAGGTCTTAAGAGATATGGAACAGTATAAGCAGGAATTTATTGAATTTATGATCGATTGTAATGTTTTGAAGTTTGGAGATTTTGTGACGAAAAGCGGCAGAAAAACTCCTTTTTTTGTGAACACCGGTTTTTATCGGACGGGTGCTCAGCTTCGCAAATTAGGAGAATACTATGCAAGAGCGATTAAGGGAAAATTTGGCCTGGATTTTGATGTTTTGTTTGGACCAGCTTACAAAGGGATTCCACTGAGCGTGGCGGCTTCCATGGCAATCAGCGAACACTATGGAAAGGATATCCGTTATTGTAGCAACCGCAAAGAAGTAAAGGACCACGGAGATAAGGGGATTTTGCTGGGAAGTCCCATTGAAGACGGAGATAGAGTGGTAATTATTGAGGATGTGACGACTGCGGGCACTTCTATTCAGGAGACTTTGCCTATTATCAAGGCGCAGGGGCAAGTGACTCCGGTTGGACTGGTCGTGTCTGTAGACCGCATGGAACGAGGACAGGGAACTAAGAGTGCTCTGGCAGAGATTGAAGAGAAGTATGGGCTGAAGACGACGGCCATTGTCACCATGGCTGAGGTGGTAGAACATCTTTACAACAGAGAATACAAAGGAAAAATTATCATTGATGATGTATTAAAGGCAGCCATTGACGCATATTACGAGCAGTACGGCGTAAAATAGTCAAAGGAGGATTTTACCATGAATGAAAAAATTTATAAGACTATGTCTCATGCGGGCATCAGCAGTTTGGCTCTTGGAATTGTGACGCTGACTGTGGGGCTGGTATCTGGTATTTTAATGATTATTAATGGTGCGAAGCTAATGAAAAGAAAATTTGAGATAACGATATAGATAAGCTGCGCGCTTCCGTAAAGCTGGGGTGAAGACTTTCGGGAGTGCGTGTTTTAAAGTGAGTGCTGGGGTGGCGATGGAAGACATTCTTTTGGGGGAAATCCAAGGGCGAAGGAGTGCTTGTGAAAAAAATAACTAAAATCTGGGTACGGAGGGTGGGAGTGGCGCTCTTCGTGATATATGTGCTTTTGCTGGTATACTTTCTCTTTTTTTCAGAGGAATATGGGAGAGTGGCAGCAGCAGAGCGAGAATATCAGTATAATTTAATTCCCTTTGTGGAGATTCGAAGATTTTGGATTTATCGGGAACAGCTTGGGGCTTTTGCGGTATTTACGAATTTGTTCGGCAATATCATAGGTTTCATTCCATTCGGGGTACTGGTGCCGGTCATTTTTCAGGAATTTCGGGACGGAGGACTAATTGTACTATCAGGATTTGGATTGAGTTTACTGGTGGAGACCATTCAGTTGGTGACAAAGGTAGGCTCTTTCGACGTCGATGATATGATGCTGAACACATTGGGAGCATTTTTGGGTTACGTAATTTTTAAGATATGCGATAAGATGAGGAGAAAATATTATGGCAAAGAGGTATAGATATGCGTTTGCGCAGAGGAAGCCCGCAAAAAAAGGCATTTTTGCTGCTGCTTTGGCAGGGGTGTCTGTGGGGCTGTTTTTGCTTGCCGTTTTGATCTCGTTTTTTTGTGAAGGAGAGACGGTCTTAGCAGTAGGCGCTTTGATTGGAGGAATCAGTATTTTTGCCATTTTTCTGTCTGGATATGGGTTTATTCAGGGATTGCAGAGTTTCTCGGAGGAGAACAGGAGTCATACAGTCAGCATGGTGAGTGCAATTGCCAACGGAATCATCACTGTGGGCTGGCTGGCTCTATTTTTGATTGGAGTGTGAGAAAATGAATCGCTTTGAACAGCAGATGAAATTCATTTTGGAGATTGACAAAGTGAAGAATGTATTTCGGCAGACTTATCTGGCGGATGGAAACCGAAAAGAAAATGACGCAGAACATTCTTGGCATATGGCTATTATGGCATTTCTGCTAAAAGAGTATGCCCAGGAAGAGGTTGACATCATGAGAGTGGTTTTGATGGTCTTGATTCATGATTTGGTGGAGATCGACGCCGGGGATACTTATGCATATGACCTGGATGGGCTTCAGACGAAACGTGAGCGGGAAGTGAAAGCGGCGGAGCGTATATTTGGACTGTTGCCGAAGGACCAGGAGGAACAATTTCGGGAGCTCTGGGATGAATTTGAAGCCTATGAGTCGGCGGAAGCAAAATATGCCCATATGTTGGACAATTTTCAGCCGCTGATGCTAAATGACGCGTTAGATGGGAAGAGTTGGAAAGAACATAAGGTAAAGAAAAGCCAGATTTACAGCAGAAATGCCAAAACGATGGAGGGCTCCGAAAAGATTTGGGAATATATGAAGGATTTAGTGCAGAAAAATATAGATAGAGGAAATATACAAGATGAATGAAGAGGTGATTACAGATTGGAAGAAATGTTAAGAGAGCGTTTTCAGTTATCCCGTGATCGAATTGAGGAAGTTCGGACAGAGGAGAGAATTCAAGAGCCGTATCGAGATTATTTCCAAAAAAGTGCAGAGTTTTTAAAGATGGCTGCGGAACAATTGGAAATAAAAACGCAGGAGCATTCTCTAGAAGAATGGAAGAAGATTAATGGGAGACTCTATGAAGAGCTGTTTCCGGAACATTATGGACAATCTTACGCAAATCCAGCTTTTGCGGTGGAGAAGCTAGGAACTTATGGGCAGGTTTTAAGTTCTGTGTACGCGGAATTGCGGGGAGCTATCGTGTATGCCTATGAGGAAAAAATCTGGGATTTGACTGTTTGCCAGGAATTGTTTCTTGAGATTTATACGGCTTTTTGTGACACAGAGTTACCGAAGCCTGAGGCGGTACGGCAGATCTGGTATTGGTATGTGAGTGATTATTGCCAGGAGTTTTTAGAAGAGCGGATTTTGGAAAATGTTGATCCTTCCAGAGATTTTGCCGTCCGTGTGATCATGGACAGTGATTTAGAGGATTTGAGATATCTGTACCGGTACGGGGAGTATATCACAGAAAATGAACTGGGTGTGGCCCGTTTTTTGAATACGTTTTCCCAGGAAGAAATTGATAAGATGGCTCGTACCTATACAGAGGGGTATCGGATGGCGTTTGTGAACACGGGAAAGGATTTATCCGTGAAGAAGACGGTAAATATTCGTTATCCTCTGGGATTTGAGAGAATGGTACGTTCAGCGGTACAGCAATTTCAGGAGATGGGTTTGAAGCCTACGGTATACCGGTATGCGACTCATTTAATACAGCTTACTGCTCACAGAAATGGATTTTCAGGCGGAAATGCCAATCCGCAGTTTGAGTACGATCACAGGGAAGATGCAGCGTTGTTTTTAGACCATGATTTCGTACAGAGAAAGCTGCGGGCAATGCAGAACATCTATGAAAACCATCGAGAGCTGGCAGCTGGGCATGCAGGGCCAGCGGTGATTGAAGTATTTGGAGAGATGCCATTTTCCCCTAAAAATAGTGAAGGCGCTTGCTGTCTCAGCGAGGAACAAAGAAAGTTAAAAGTTTCCATGGACAATGAGAGTGCTCAGATCACAAATCGGTATATCAAGGGGGAGGAGCGAAGCTTTACAATCATCGCTTATCCGGTACCGCAGATTGGGGAACAGTTTCAGGAAATTTTCAAGGAGACGGTAAAGATCAATAATTTGGACTCCAAGCAGTACAGCTGTATACAGCAGACGATCATCGACACGCTGGATTCCTGTGAGTGGGTGGAGGTCAAGGGAAAGGGAGAGAACGAGACCGATCTTCTCATTCATCTGCACACGTTGCAGGAACCAGAGAGACAGACGAATTTTGAGAACTGTGTGGCCGACTGCAATATACCTGTTGGGGAGGTCTTCACTTCTCCGGTTCTGGCGGGCACAGGAGGAGTTTTGCATGTCAGTCAGGTTTATCTGAATGGGCTGCTGTTTAAGGATTTAAAATTAGTGTTTGATTGCGGACAGGTGATCGACTATGACTGCAAGAATTTTGAGTCAGAGGAAGAAAACCGCAGGTACATTGAAGATAACATATTGCAT
Proteins encoded in this window:
- a CDS encoding dihydroorotase encodes the protein MILIQNGRILDPATGTDMVGDLLIEDGKISKVGKEIEEQSARVVDAKGCYVMPGLIDLHVHLRDPGQEYKEDIRSGSSAAARGGFTTIVAMPNTKPVIDRADRVDYVRNKSEQIAPIHVLQAGAITKGQEGEELADIEGMIAAGAPALSEDGKSVMNAQLYKQAMLIAAKHDIPVLAHCEDKSLTNGGCMNEDERSEELGLPGICNASEDVIAARDIILANDTGVKLHLCHCSTKATVVMMKKAKEEGFRVTAEVCPHHFTLSSEDIPGDDPNYKMAPPLRRREDVEALRQGLKEDIMDVISTDHAPHSQADKTGSMRTAAFGIVGLETSVALTITELVKTGILTPMQMAEKMSYNPAKVLGIDRGTLREGAAADVVVIDPDAQYTINKNKFASKGRNTPFHGRKVYGEVQMTICDGEIVYEKRQNI
- the pyrF gene encoding orotidine-5'-phosphate decarboxylase — its product is MINKLIDKIQKTHAPIVVGLDPMMDYIPKQIQEKAFQEYGETLEGAAEAIWQYNKGIVDATYDLIPAVKPQIAMYEQFGIEGLKVYKKTLDYCQEKGLVVIGDIKRGDIGSTSAAYAVGHLGKVKVGSRSYAGFNEDFATVNPYLGSDGVKPFIEVCKEEKKGLFILVKTSNPSSGEFQDQLVNGRPLYELVGEKVAQWGEEYMGEQYSYIGAVVGATYPEMGKVLRKLMPKTFILVPGYGAQGGKGADLVHFFNEDGLGAIVNSSRGIIAAYKQEKYASFGEENYADASRQAALDMIADINGALQNR
- a CDS encoding dihydroorotate dehydrogenase electron transfer subunit gives rise to the protein MSTKKMETCKIVSQEKIGNGIYSMWLQTEEIAGLASAGQFVSVYSRDGSRLLPRPISICEIDKERGCLRLVYRVAGKGTLEFSRLHAGISLKVMGPLGNGFPLEEARGRRVLLIGGGIGIPPMLETAKQLEAEKILVMGYKDELFLEEDLRGQGKLYVATEDGSAGTRGNVLDAIREHELKAEIIFACGPSPMLKALKEYAAQEKIVCWISMEERMACGIGACLGCVCQSKDIDSHSHVHNKRVCKDGPVFLSTEVEL
- a CDS encoding dihydroorotate dehydrogenase translates to MTASGTFGSGEEYSEFVDLNQLGAVVTKGVADVPWPGNPTPRIAEVYGGMLNAIGLQNPGIEVFCERDIPFLRKYDTKIVVNVCGHAPEEYLRVVERLAEEKIDLMEINISCPNVNANFLAFGQEPACVEQLTAQIKKIARQPIIMKLTPNVTDITEVARAAEAGGADAVSLINTLTGMKIDVQRRTFALANKTGGMSGPAVKPVAVRMVYQVAQAVEIPIIGMGGIVTAEDALEFILAGASAVSVGTANFFRPEATLEVVRGIEEYMEKNGVKHIQELIGAVR
- the pyrE gene encoding orotate phosphoribosyltransferase — protein: MEQYKQEFIEFMIDCNVLKFGDFVTKSGRKTPFFVNTGFYRTGAQLRKLGEYYARAIKGKFGLDFDVLFGPAYKGIPLSVAASMAISEHYGKDIRYCSNRKEVKDHGDKGILLGSPIEDGDRVVIIEDVTTAGTSIQETLPIIKAQGQVTPVGLVVSVDRMERGQGTKSALAEIEEKYGLKTTAIVTMAEVVEHLYNREYKGKIIIDDVLKAAIDAYYEQYGVK
- a CDS encoding VanZ family protein, which encodes MKKITKIWVRRVGVALFVIYVLLLVYFLFFSEEYGRVAAAEREYQYNLIPFVEIRRFWIYREQLGAFAVFTNLFGNIIGFIPFGVLVPVIFQEFRDGGLIVLSGFGLSLLVETIQLVTKVGSFDVDDMMLNTLGAFLGYVIFKICDKMRRKYYGKEV
- a CDS encoding HD domain-containing protein, yielding MNRFEQQMKFILEIDKVKNVFRQTYLADGNRKENDAEHSWHMAIMAFLLKEYAQEEVDIMRVVLMVLIHDLVEIDAGDTYAYDLDGLQTKREREVKAAERIFGLLPKDQEEQFRELWDEFEAYESAEAKYAHMLDNFQPLMLNDALDGKSWKEHKVKKSQIYSRNAKTMEGSEKIWEYMKDLVQKNIDRGNIQDE
- a CDS encoding aminopeptidase, which translates into the protein MLRERFQLSRDRIEEVRTEERIQEPYRDYFQKSAEFLKMAAEQLEIKTQEHSLEEWKKINGRLYEELFPEHYGQSYANPAFAVEKLGTYGQVLSSVYAELRGAIVYAYEEKIWDLTVCQELFLEIYTAFCDTELPKPEAVRQIWYWYVSDYCQEFLEERILENVDPSRDFAVRVIMDSDLEDLRYLYRYGEYITENELGVARFLNTFSQEEIDKMARTYTEGYRMAFVNTGKDLSVKKTVNIRYPLGFERMVRSAVQQFQEMGLKPTVYRYATHLIQLTAHRNGFSGGNANPQFEYDHREDAALFLDHDFVQRKLRAMQNIYENHRELAAGHAGPAVIEVFGEMPFSPKNSEGACCLSEEQRKLKVSMDNESAQITNRYIKGEERSFTIIAYPVPQIGEQFQEIFKETVKINNLDSKQYSCIQQTIIDTLDSCEWVEVKGKGENETDLLIHLHTLQEPERQTNFENCVADCNIPVGEVFTSPVLAGTGGVLHVSQVYLNGLLFKDLKLVFDCGQVIDYDCKNFESEEENRRYIEDNILHHHRKIPMGEFAIGTNTTAYAVAKKYGIHDKLPILIAEKMGPHFAVGDTCYTWAEDIPVYNPDGKEIIARDNEISALRKEDLSMAYYNCHTDITIPYEELQSIRVIDEDGEMVSIIEDGRFVLPGTQELNRPLEDIR